Proteins encoded within one genomic window of Halobacteroides halobius DSM 5150:
- a CDS encoding InlB B-repeat-containing protein — translation MNYKNKYLVSCLVIFFIVAGSLSASALQTSTTVDGLKIYYNDTYGGVVPDENETSGDGQAVVEITSQAGYSFLQFSEDTDADGKPDTPISLISSSDSDGDGKKEYAIDTATYSEVYAVFEPTLTVEAGAGGNVEVYETSTSNHLSTVTEGNLEEFPKSTVTNGEFELSAVAGAGYEFSHWANQAGTELSSSPTYSVALTDPTTIKAVFAAKDLEDYLDLSTLSMSPTANSVVTEMGYHDYVVRPAATTQNIKITVMLEESVTDTEVRDALDLTSTVIELEGVGETGQIPLYSSDGTVNEEDILPVGSNVVTFTMSNEVLRNKLNLNNLDTFEVRIPRVESGYQEAATFRLSQTYNPPIIDVELTEYPELGSLQPGKVYYLHSNTKDSMDDVGDLRIRVIAESEVIKRKYRINQLGIYNITNNLINFESGWATDYSKINYNPEAGSDDYPKSSEQNLGTADYMYLDPSPIQKEVGIAKAEKYGFRIVKLDILNSGVSTEERDNYQRPTYYFVRDPNYPSIQVYKKGDNLPNEKTFGVREVAQPLLEAKIGDSLSGINPDTITAKFIKVPGDEDVSTVIQDLKSSNDPNGEFATEFKLAETNGFLEVINYNSTEQVATMVPYTDLGDGEYVVKLSAADKAGNNSDELGDADSDPSSDKKSFIFSLTINAAGPQFISTSLNDYSNLLNNQQNIIVGKSRLDLGFNIYDAQEVMYAIRYRGIDGTKNGVWKYAAPQEYIKPGWQYIQLDNNQGLANLNWRNQYFTRDLLKVLNTKAATDGIYDLVLVADDTKIEERVFDAISTTGSIEEIDGLENTSSKLDTRRTTISAFQFRVDATGPKVGSIKYIKKTETGEKIIPLEPGVTSFGVFYTGKPVFETTIKDISQVTDDSITVQIGKIRGSIFSYESKEVDGTKKHTIRFMPTIPLKDGVHNVKIIAKDIKGNKDTATFTDLFETRNTAKGIKFNLADKDHRLNINNSSAIEIILPTDVQVNLATLKIKVNGELVVNNGDRIESPTNASRDYTVLFFPSKKEMERILLFARRPLPDGPNNKIIVEVEDAYGNPKGNQINFTVEDYRNGFGFGRLLIN, via the coding sequence GTGAACTATAAAAATAAATATTTAGTGTCTTGTCTAGTAATATTTTTTATTGTAGCTGGTTCTTTGTCAGCTAGTGCACTGCAGACTAGTACAACAGTAGATGGACTTAAAATCTATTATAATGATACATATGGAGGAGTAGTTCCAGATGAGAATGAAACTTCTGGTGATGGACAAGCAGTAGTAGAAATTACCTCTCAAGCTGGATATAGTTTTCTTCAATTTTCTGAAGATACAGATGCAGATGGTAAACCAGATACTCCTATTAGTCTAATAAGTAGTAGTGATAGTGATGGAGATGGAAAGAAAGAATATGCAATTGATACTGCTACTTATAGTGAGGTGTATGCGGTATTCGAACCAACTTTGACCGTTGAAGCAGGAGCAGGAGGGAACGTAGAGGTTTATGAAACAAGTACTAGTAACCATCTTAGTACTGTAACAGAAGGTAATCTAGAAGAATTTCCTAAGTCTACAGTCACAAATGGAGAATTTGAATTGAGTGCTGTAGCTGGGGCAGGCTATGAGTTTTCTCATTGGGCCAACCAAGCTGGAACTGAATTATCTAGTAGTCCAACCTATTCAGTTGCTCTTACTGACCCTACTACTATAAAAGCAGTATTTGCCGCTAAAGACTTAGAAGATTACCTTGATCTTAGTACTTTATCGATGAGTCCGACTGCTAATAGTGTAGTAACAGAAATGGGATATCATGATTATGTAGTTAGACCGGCAGCTACAACGCAAAATATTAAAATAACTGTGATGCTTGAAGAATCTGTTACGGATACAGAGGTTAGAGATGCACTAGATCTAACTTCAACTGTAATTGAACTAGAAGGTGTAGGTGAAACAGGTCAGATTCCACTTTATTCTAGTGATGGAACGGTAAATGAGGAAGATATTCTACCTGTCGGATCTAATGTAGTAACTTTTACTATGAGTAATGAGGTGCTAAGGAATAAATTAAACCTTAATAATCTTGATACTTTTGAAGTTAGAATTCCTAGAGTAGAATCAGGCTATCAAGAAGCAGCTACTTTCCGCTTAAGTCAGACTTATAATCCACCAATTATAGATGTAGAGTTAACAGAATATCCTGAACTAGGTTCTCTACAGCCCGGAAAAGTTTATTATCTTCATAGTAATACAAAAGATTCTATGGATGATGTAGGTGACTTGAGAATTAGAGTTATAGCTGAATCAGAGGTTATCAAACGAAAATATAGAATTAATCAACTTGGTATTTATAATATTACAAATAATTTAATTAACTTTGAGAGTGGTTGGGCAACTGATTATAGTAAGATAAATTATAATCCTGAAGCAGGAAGTGACGATTATCCTAAAAGTTCTGAACAAAATCTTGGCACAGCAGATTATATGTATCTAGACCCCTCTCCTATTCAAAAAGAAGTAGGGATAGCTAAAGCTGAAAAATATGGTTTTAGAATTGTTAAATTAGATATTTTGAATTCTGGTGTGTCTACTGAAGAAAGGGATAATTATCAACGACCAACTTATTACTTTGTCAGAGATCCTAATTATCCTAGCATCCAGGTTTACAAAAAAGGAGATAATTTACCAAATGAAAAGACATTTGGGGTGCGAGAGGTTGCTCAGCCGTTGTTAGAAGCTAAAATAGGTGATTCTCTATCAGGAATCAATCCAGATACTATAACTGCTAAATTTATTAAAGTGCCTGGTGATGAAGATGTTAGTACTGTAATTCAGGATCTTAAGAGTTCAAATGATCCAAATGGAGAATTTGCTACAGAATTTAAGTTAGCAGAAACTAATGGTTTTTTAGAAGTTATCAATTATAATTCTACTGAACAGGTAGCTACTATGGTACCCTATACAGATTTAGGGGATGGAGAATATGTAGTAAAATTATCAGCTGCGGATAAAGCTGGTAATAATAGTGATGAATTAGGAGATGCAGATAGTGATCCTAGTAGTGATAAAAAAAGTTTTATTTTCTCATTGACTATTAATGCTGCTGGGCCACAATTTATTAGTACTAGTTTAAATGACTATAGTAATCTACTTAATAATCAACAAAATATTATAGTAGGAAAAAGTAGATTAGATCTAGGATTTAATATATATGACGCACAAGAAGTAATGTATGCCATTAGGTACAGAGGGATTGATGGTACTAAAAATGGAGTTTGGAAGTACGCCGCCCCTCAAGAATATATTAAACCTGGTTGGCAGTATATTCAACTAGACAATAATCAAGGTCTGGCAAATTTAAATTGGAGAAATCAGTATTTTACCCGAGATTTACTAAAGGTATTAAATACAAAAGCAGCTACTGATGGTATTTATGATTTAGTCTTAGTGGCAGATGATACTAAAATAGAAGAAAGGGTATTTGATGCTATAAGTACGACAGGGAGTATAGAAGAAATAGATGGCTTAGAGAATACCAGTTCTAAATTAGACACCAGAAGAACAACTATTAGTGCTTTTCAATTTCGGGTAGATGCTACAGGGCCTAAGGTAGGAAGTATTAAGTACATTAAAAAGACGGAAACAGGCGAAAAAATAATTCCTTTAGAACCAGGGGTAACTAGTTTTGGTGTTTTCTATACCGGAAAACCTGTCTTTGAAACTACAATTAAAGATATTTCTCAAGTGACAGATGATAGTATCACAGTTCAGATTGGTAAGATTAGAGGGAGTATATTTAGTTATGAGAGTAAAGAAGTAGATGGAACTAAAAAGCACACAATTAGATTCATGCCTACTATTCCGTTAAAAGATGGAGTACACAATGTTAAGATAATAGCTAAAGATATTAAAGGGAATAAAGATACGGCAACATTTACTGATTTATTTGAAACCCGAAATACCGCTAAGGGGATTAAGTTTAATTTAGCCGATAAAGACCATCGACTAAACATTAATAATAGTTCTGCAATAGAAATTATACTACCAACTGATGTACAGGTTAATTTAGCTACTTTAAAGATCAAGGTTAATGGTGAGCTTGTCGTTAATAATGGTGATAGAATAGAGAGTCCTACTAATGCCAGTAGAGATTATACTGTTTTATTCTTTCCTAGTAAAAAAGAAATGGAAAGGATACTGCTTTTTGCTAGAAGACCATTACCTGATGGGCCAAATAACAAAATAATAGTAGAGGTAGAAGATGCCTATGGGAACCCCAAAGGAAATCAAATTAACTTTACAGTAGAAGATTATCGTAATGGCTTTGGATTTGGGCGTTTACTAATTAATTAG
- a CDS encoding S-layer homology domain-containing protein has translation MKSKLTVLLTLALVFALSIPVMASPFTDVPADHWATSALKKVAKAGLINGYNDGTFKGQKKLSRYEVATLTAKVLTKIKKEDKEVTKDVAQAIEKLATEFDQELAMVDQRLDNLEAVQINGETGVEYKDITVEGGTAYQDPYTKDINGDDVIDDDDKVIAEDTFKQYADFNVNVAQDGVQADLDLEAVNNSFGGADATAFKLESISGEVATEDFVANIGDDQDLGWKEYLFAGEDNIDGVIFNAGNSTLALGEDKDGKTLAAKQANLFNLPVNVYAGADYAQGRNIVVGADTAFNLAGIDLTGEVATSDTELNGKLAKVGAKKDLGFVALEGNYKYVNDAFAPIQEDEDFTAETGYDLKATTNLDKVELAAKYEDYATQETTLTAKVAEEKAYNVYGVDVFGNYEYKVNSKAKKGYVEANEELGNVKLAAIYDYDSAANKSDKVMSVAYTPEFNVAGVKVDTKAKVAAIYDKNNNQAVNTEASVDATYQVNDKLTATAGYAWANKEDRVDIAGEKTVVNAGLDYQVAEDATATVSYETMNFTGADAADSFDAQSLKGQVNVKF, from the coding sequence ATGAAATCAAAATTAACTGTACTATTGACATTGGCTTTAGTATTCGCACTAAGTATTCCGGTAATGGCTAGTCCGTTTACAGATGTACCAGCAGATCATTGGGCTACTAGCGCTCTAAAGAAAGTTGCTAAGGCAGGACTAATTAATGGTTACAATGATGGCACTTTTAAAGGACAGAAAAAATTAAGTCGTTATGAAGTTGCTACTTTAACAGCAAAAGTATTAACTAAAATTAAGAAAGAAGATAAAGAAGTAACAAAAGATGTAGCTCAAGCAATTGAAAAATTAGCTACTGAATTTGATCAAGAATTAGCTATGGTTGACCAAAGATTAGATAATTTAGAAGCTGTTCAAATCAATGGAGAGACTGGTGTAGAGTATAAAGATATTACTGTTGAAGGTGGAACTGCTTATCAAGATCCGTATACTAAGGATATCAATGGTGATGATGTAATTGATGATGACGATAAAGTAATTGCAGAAGACACTTTTAAACAATATGCTGACTTTAATGTAAATGTTGCTCAAGATGGCGTGCAAGCTGATTTAGATTTAGAAGCTGTGAATAATAGTTTTGGTGGTGCTGATGCTACAGCTTTTAAATTAGAAAGTATTTCTGGAGAAGTTGCTACTGAAGATTTTGTAGCTAATATTGGAGATGACCAAGACCTAGGTTGGAAAGAGTATTTATTCGCTGGAGAAGATAATATTGATGGTGTTATCTTTAATGCAGGAAACTCTACTCTTGCTTTAGGTGAAGATAAAGACGGAAAGACTTTAGCTGCTAAGCAAGCTAATTTATTTAACCTACCTGTTAATGTATATGCAGGTGCTGACTATGCACAAGGTAGAAATATTGTTGTAGGTGCTGATACTGCATTTAACTTAGCTGGAATTGATTTAACTGGTGAAGTTGCTACTAGTGATACTGAGTTAAATGGTAAATTAGCTAAAGTAGGAGCTAAAAAAGATTTAGGATTTGTTGCACTAGAAGGTAATTACAAGTATGTTAATGATGCTTTTGCTCCAATCCAAGAAGACGAAGACTTTACAGCTGAAACAGGTTATGACCTAAAGGCTACTACTAATCTAGATAAAGTAGAATTAGCTGCTAAGTATGAAGATTACGCTACACAAGAGACTACTTTAACTGCTAAAGTAGCTGAAGAGAAGGCTTATAATGTATATGGTGTAGATGTATTTGGTAACTATGAGTACAAAGTAAACTCTAAAGCTAAAAAAGGATATGTAGAAGCTAATGAAGAATTAGGTAATGTTAAGTTAGCAGCTATCTATGATTATGATAGTGCTGCTAATAAATCTGATAAAGTTATGAGTGTAGCTTATACTCCAGAATTTAATGTAGCTGGAGTTAAGGTAGATACAAAGGCTAAAGTTGCTGCTATTTATGACAAGAATAATAACCAGGCTGTTAATACAGAAGCTAGTGTAGACGCTACTTATCAAGTTAATGATAAGTTAACTGCAACAGCTGGATATGCTTGGGCCAATAAAGAAGACCGTGTAGATATCGCAGGAGAAAAAACAGTTGTTAATGCTGGATTAGATTATCAAGTAGCTGAAGATGCTACTGCAACTGTTAGCTATGAAACTATGAACTTTACAGGAGCAGATGCTGCTGATAGTTTCGATGCTCAAAGTCTAAAAGGACAAGTTAACGTTAAGTTTTAA